The following proteins are co-located in the Triticum urartu cultivar G1812 unplaced genomic scaffold, Tu2.1 TuUngrouped_contig_3695, whole genome shotgun sequence genome:
- the LOC125527369 gene encoding uncharacterized protein LOC125527369 — translation MRGEFHGLQRLILEENPYAHYIHCFAHQLQLVVVAVAKCCSSVRDFFEYTSMVVNIVNASCKRHDQLAQEQHDEIVRQIESGELLEGKGKNQLTNLARPGDTRWGSHHKTLCRLVEMWKPVLKVLENLHNDANNVAQRTTAAGLIKHMESFEFFLILHLMIRLLGKTNNLSQCLQLKNQNIVRAVGLIKTTLEDIQEIRQNGWDELFKEVTDFCVKFNIVVPNMEDTRTANGRSRSWGGQMVTYNHHFKFEIFNVLHDQLIVELNNRFAERSTQLLRCIACLDPKNSFANYNEDKLVDLANMYAADFSTYEVTFVLRNQLDSFIREARGDPHLMNCNDLGHLAMNMVKSDMHTTFPLVYRLVELALILPVATATVEREFSAMSIIKTGLRNKIGDDWMNHRMVCYIERDVFVSIEESKIIERFQGYRTRKGVLPRPTRKFSLFASIVN, via the coding sequence ATGAGAGGGGAATTTCATGGGTTGCAAAGATTGATCTTGGAGGAAAATCCTTATGCTCATTATATACATTGTTTTGCCCACCAGTTACAATTAGTGGTTGTTGCTGTTGCCAAGTGTTGTTCATCAGTAAGGGATTTTTTTGAGTACACAAGCATGGTTGTTAACATTGTTAATGCTTCTTGTAAAAGACATGATCAGTTAGCCCAAGAGCAACATGATGAAATAGTACGCCAAATAGAGTCCGGGGAACTTCTTGAGGGAAAAGGGAAAAACCAACTAACTAACCTTGCAAGACCTGGTGATACACGGTGGGGATCACATCATAAAACATTGTGTCGTCTTGTTGAGATGTGGAAACCAGTTCTAAAGGTATTAGAAAATTTACACAATGATGCAAATAATGTTGCCCAAAGAACCACAGCTGCGGGGTTGATAAAGCACATGGAGTCTTTTGAATTTTTTCTCATATTGCATCTTATGATTAGATTATTGGGCAAGACTAACAATCTGTCACAATGCTTGCAATTGAAAAATCAAAATATTGTACGTGCTGTGGGATTGATTAAAACCACATTGGAGGATATTCAAGAGATAAGGCAGAATGGTTGGGATGAGCTCTTCAAAGAGGTAACAGACTTTTGTGTCAAATTCAACATTGTAGTGCCAAATATGGAAGATACAAGAACTGCTAATGGCCGTTCAAGGTCTTGGGGTGGGCAAATGGTAACTTACAACCATCATTTCAAATTTGAAATATTCAATGTGTTGCATGATCAGCTTATTGTGGAGTTGAACAACCGCTTTGCTGAAAGGTCTACTCAATTGTTGAGATGCATTGCTTGTCTTGACCCCAAGAATTCATTTGCCAATTATAATGAAGACAAGCTAGTAGATCTTGCTAATATGTATGCTGCTGATTTCTCTACATATGAAGTTACTTTTGTCCTTAGAAACCAACTAGACTCATTCATTCGGGAAGCAAGAGGTGATCCACATTTGATGAATTGCAATGATCTTGGTCATCTTGCCATGAATATGGTTAAAAGTGATATGCACACAACTTTTCCCTTAGTTTACCGTCTGGTTGAGTTAGCATTGATTTTACCTGTTGCAACCGCAACCGTGGAAAGGGAATTCTCAGCAATGAGCATTATCAAGACCGGATTGAGGAACAAAATAGGTGATGATTGGATGAATCATAGAATGGTATGTTACATTGAGAGAGATGTATTTGTTAGTATCGAAGAATCCAAGATCATTGAGCGATTTCAAGGTTATCGCACACGTAAAGGTGTTTTGCCTCGTCCTACACGTAAGTTTTCACTTTTTGCATCTATTGTTAATTAG